ttcttttcctttttcacttGGGCTATCTCATATTTGGCTGAAATATAAATGGATATCGTAGTTGCACTGTACCAGATATTATAGGCCGAAATATAAATGGATATCATAGTTGGACCTGTGAGGGATATTTGCGGGTAGGTGCGGTGCTGCCGACCGTAAGGCGGCATGCAGGCTACAGTAGTACCGGTACGTACGTGCGCGCATGCACGCAGCACACGATGCCACAAGCCGCAACTAACAAAAGCGGCAGCGCACGCGCGTGGGCGTGGCTAGCTAGCTCGATCGTCGGCTCGTCGTCCAGTAGTACAGCTGCAGCGATCCAACCGGCCGGTCTTGCTGTTACTTCCGGTCAACTGCCAAAAATAAGCTCATGCACGCACGCTTTATATGCCAACATTGCCACACACACCTCATCTTCTCCTCCTTCGACCCCTAGCTAGCTATCTAAGTCGACCTAACCATCGCAAGCTAGCACACGTACCAGCTACTAGCCATGAGGGAGCCACGACGCAGTCCGAGCAGGCAGCCGACGACGGCGAGGAGCCGCCGCCGGCCGAAGCTTGTCACGGAGCGCCTGACCACTACTATCAGTGATGCGCGGTCGCTGCAGCCGGCTATGGCTACAGGGGGGCTACTTGCTGGGACGACGACGAACTTCTCCGAGGACGAGGAGGACCTCCTCATCAAGCTGCATGCTTTGCTCGGAAACCGGTACCTACCTAGCTACGTGCTTGCGATGCATATAGCGATCCGTAGCTAGTAGCTAGCTTCTGGTTATGTTCTGCTGATGACGAATCACGACTATATCTATCCAGCTGGTCCATCATCGCCGGGAGGCTGCCTGGGAGGACGGGCGAGGAGGTCGAGGCCCACTGGGGTTCGCCGGCGATGAGGAGGCGCACGGGCGGCGCCGACCCCGACAGCCATCGTGTGCTATTGCAGGCTTTGCTAGCCTCGTCACATGATCAGCACGGCGAGCATCTGCCAAGGGTAATTCCAAATGAAGTGCGCCGGGAGCACCGGGGCCGTCCTTCCTTCTCCAACGACGGACTCGACGACTGGGCATTGTCGGACGCCGACAGCAGGTGCCTCGCTCAAGTGAACCTGGAGCTCAGCCTCTCTATGCCGTGCAGTACGTCTACTTAATTTGGAGGGTTTCACCTGGTGTTTACATACTTCGGTTGATGGCTTCTGTACCGTATAAGAAACAGTCCTattattgtactccctccgtccgaaaaagcttgtccctcaaatggatgtatctagctcCAAGTTAGTACTAGATACATCCACTTAAGGGACAAGTTTTTTTAGACGGAGGAAGTACTATGTATGTATGTGTACTGACTACTACTCCAAGTTCGAGTTGAGCCCATCACCGCTCCTTAATTACTCAGTATATGAAGCAGCTTGTATTGTCTACAAGAGAGATATATAGGCTCATCATTTAATGCTCATGTCCCTTCAAACGTTCAGATATGATCTACGTGGCAAAAACTCAATTTGCCAATACTCCTACCCAATTTTATACCGTACATTAGAGAAGTAGAGGATGATGATCTTAAAATGCTTGACTTTGTGGACCACACTTCTATTTTAATTTGAAAGTTCTTTTTATAAATATGACAATCATTCATTATATGCAATCGTACGAACTTTACCTTATTTATCCAACAGTACTAAAGCTAAAGCCATAGCTTAGGTAAGCAATGAAATGAAAGACTTACAAAGTTATATGGCTATAATTAAAGCTCACGTGACACAACCTTGTATTGTTTTATTTAGTTCAGTCCCTGTCTCATTATCAGATCGTAGGTTGTTTAGTTTTCTGTTACTTCCTTGGTGATCTGGCCGAAATCGGAGAGGGGCCTCTCTTTTTTCAAACAAAAGTCGAGCCTCCCTAAGTTAGTGCGTTTTCTTTTTGTTTTGTTTAATAAAGTGTCAAGAGTTGCCTTTAGCATGATTAGATTAGAATATGGTTACTAAACAAGCAATTGATGTAGCTTTGATGATCTTGTGGGAATTTTCACAGCTCAATGAATTATCATAGAAATCTGGTAACTATAAGTACAATATGTAACTATCAGTCTTTGGTCTACGCAAACTTTTTGCATGATTATGGACGGTATATGCGTTGGACACAGGATGCAAATCTATATTATTCATGCTTCACTTTATTTTATTAAAAATCTCATTCCCTTGACTTCAATCTAATATTTTTTCTCTTTTTAAACATTACATTGCCACACGATTCACATGTTTTATTGTTTTCAAAATGTAAAGAAAGAACACACTTACATTTTATTTTACACAAGTTATAGTTGATTGTACCATCTATTTATGTATTTGTTTTAACAAGAATATCGAGTTACCATGTATTACAAATGGATAGTTGACAATACCTTGTCTGTATCTAGCTCGCTAACTAGCTGATTACTTATTCGTTTAGCTACTTGATAGTGTATACTTCTCCTCTAGGGAGTAGTACGTGAAGTAAGAGCATCTAATCAGACCCCCAACTTCTCTCCTAAACAGGCGGACTGCTCGGACACCGCTTGGACGCAAAAAGACCACCCTAACGAGCCCTCCCCACTTTCCTCCTAAACGTCCGGGCTGTCCGAcaccctcatatccagcccataTGTAGGATGGATATGGGGCACCTCGGACAAGCCTAGGCACGTTCGTCACGCCGAACCGGTGTAGGCTGGACCAGTTCGATGCTACATATAACCCACCCCGTCGACACCCTGCACAAAGTTCTAGTCCTCACTCTTGAGCACTCCACTCCACTCTAGCCCCACCTCCCCCTTTCGCTCCACGATGGCCTACTCCGGCAGCAGACCTGAGTCTGACTGGTCCAGATCCGTTGACTGGGATCCGTCCACCATGGAGTGCTCAGACGAGGAGGAGAGAGCCTCCTGGCCGGAGTCCGCCATTCCCTGGAGGAAAACGGAGCTTTGGCGTGGGAGCGTCCTAGCCGCGGATCCACTAGCCAGTTACCAGCACCTCCACTCCGGGTGGGATCTAGCGGTGTCAGCGCATCTAGCGGACGCTTCGTCACTACAGCTGGTGAGTGCAGCTGAGCATGTCCCTGGCAGAAGGCTCCGACGCCCCAAGCTTAGCGTATCCTAGGTGATGGGTACTTGTCCCGGTGATGTCGGGCTTGGACTCTGAGGCCAATGGGAGCAATGCTCAGTGCCATGGATGCTCCGAGTGTGAAAGCGCGTCTGTGGTCGAGGCTCGGCATGCCCGTCATGATAGGGAGAAGGTGTATCACGCAGTGGTGGCCGGTGACGAGGATTACCGTGCCCGGATACTCTCGAACGGAAAGCCCGGGCAGCTCGGGCCTCGCGATCGAGCAAGCCCGGGCCGTTCGTGCCTTCACTGGCCTTCCACCAAAGAGGAGGATCTGAACATGCCTAGTGCCATGTCCGACACATCCAGCTACGACATCGAGCAGATCCGCCTAGATCCTTATTGCTTCTTCGACCGTCACTTCCTCGACCATGAAGACAAGGTCAGGGGCAAGGGTTGCCGTGGTTGAGCTCCCCTATGCTAGCTATGTCTTAGTTTCATATGCCATGTACGAACAATGTCCtataccgaaaaaggctttcgcgccgctttataaataaagcaaaccACCGAGCACAAAGTCAACATGGTACCATCTgaacaacacacacacacacaacgcCACCGCAGGCAAGGTCcaacacacacgcacacaaaCACTACACAAGGTTCAGCTATGGGCACAGCACAACAAGCCCAACACAGAAATGAAGCACGCACAACACATGTCCTATGTCCAACAATGTCCTATGTCCGGTATGAAGTATGAAACTACATGTGTTGATTCATGTTGCATGTTTGTGTATGAATTTAAGGGTTTGGATATCAGAGAAACGGCTGCGGACGAGGACAAGTTAGGGACAGCCTGCTCCTCCTGTCCATGGACAAGTCCGGACATGCCCGCGGACATATTGAGGGTTAGATTTGTCCATCGCCGATGTAGATGCTCTAAGTGGCCAGCGGTCAGACGTAACAAGTCCAGTCGTGACACAACAGATCGAGCGCCGTGCGCGCTGACGCCTTGTCCATGCACATGCATGCGGCCCGCGCGCAAATGTCGGATCGGCCGGCCTCGATGGATGATGCACGTGGCCATGCACATGCACGCACTCCGGCCGGTCTCATCCACTCTTCCGCAGTTCCGGCCACCTCCTCTATAAATACCACACGTCGTACGTAGGTACGTACCTGTGCTAGTGTATCTCAATCAGTTTGTAGCCAGTTGATACTCCAGCCATGGGCTCGAAGCGCATCGCTGCTGTGTTGTGTGTATGCCTGCTCCTCCTCATCGCGACGGCGTCTGAGGCCAAGTCGTTCGCTGAGTGCTGGCGGATGTGCTGGAATCTGGCCAAGCCAGCACAAGTGCCTTTCTAAGCCTATCCAAGCTTGGGGGCGCCGTATTTCTTCGAAATACTAGCCTGCTTTGCGGGCTAGCTAGTGCCCGCCATTCATATTTCTTCCATCATTTTTTTTTACTAGCTCGGTTTTAGTTGTCTCTCAACATAAGTGTCGCAAACCTAGTATACAAATTTAGTAGTACAAAGTTTTATTAAGTAtgtgacacttattttgggacgaagGGGGTATGCATAATAACGGCTGGCATTGTCGACGTGCtattgttttctttcttttcttttgttgcGTGCGAAGCCATGCATGTCTGCAGTGTCTCCGTGTTTTCGTTTCTTTTGTTTATTTATGTTCTGTTAGCTACAAATAAGatgaaggaaggaggaaacagaaAAACTGCCCAGGTTTGAGCAGcaccaaaaaaaaagaaaatcttGTCACTTCGTAATTTGCAGGATGCACGCTCAATGTTCACATACAATATGTGATATCACAACCAAAAGCCAACAAAAAAGGGATATCACTGCAAAGCAAGTTATCAAGGTGGGGCTAAAAACCCCGTCTTTGATAGCTTAATCCGACTCGAACGTAATGACATTCGAGGTGGGGCCACATTTTTACCACCCACATAGACTCGGACATAATGTCTACAGATAACAGGTAGATGTTTGAACCaatctgtggttggatggttagagggactgtggtatccccagcccaccagggttcaaattctggtgctcgcatttatttctgaatttatttTAGTATTTCCTGTGATGCGCATTCAGTGGGAAGAGACGTTCTCGTTGACGACGAGACGCCTACGGTGACTTcataaatctcaagatgatatgccggctcagtctttcgaaggtgctcataggggtaatgtgtgcatgtgtgcgttcataggggtgagtgtatgcgcgtgtatatgagcgcttgtgtctgtactgtTGTGAGGCGGATCGTTTTCTACACCTGCCACCAAAAAATACCGGCTCGCTAGGCCCATTAGAAACATCTTGTACAGAAACATCGTGAGCCCTAGCAGCTAACCCCTCACCACCCATCACCACTACCCACATCTCTCGCACTCTGCAGTCTCCTCACATTCCAATCTCTCTCTATCTCATGTCCCACAGTTCACTACTGAGAAAAGTGTTACAGGTGGCCTAAAATTGGTGGCGGGCAAAGGAAGGCACCCGTCACTGCTATTTTTGAAACGCAGCAGTGGCGGGTAGCAAAACATATACACCACTGTTGTTAGCATAGCAGTGGCGGGGGAGTATAAGCGCCCGCCACAAGTGTCCCCAAATTTGCGCACGTAATGAAAGTGAGCACTGACGGGCAAGGTTAACTACCTGCCACTAGTTTTTGCCCATTTTAGTTGCCGAAAATTCAATTGCCGCGAAAATAGCAAACCAACTCAAAAATCTGCAAATTTGAGCACGGGGCTTCCAAATAGCATCTATTACTCATGGAAAAAGTAATAAGtttaaaatattttaaaaaatgatttgtgtgtgtgagatggcTGTTTTCGTTATAAACCCTTACATGTGGTGGAAGAGTGTCCTGTTTATACATGATGTGCATCAAGTTTTTGTCATAGCGATCTCATATTTTTACCTCTCCTCTTCGTCGTTTCACTGAAAAATCCTCCAGGGACAGCGGAGTTGGGGTACTGGTGTGTAGGGGGTGCTGGATCTGTGGTTCCTGGCGAAGATTCCTTGGCAACGACGGTTTATCGGGGTTCTGGTCTTATGGCCGCAGACTTCACGGTCGCCATGGTCATCTTTACAAGGTGTTGGCTCCGGCagtggagcggcggcggcggcaatggCGTGCCTTCAACTCGCTTAGGCGGCAGCTGTGGTTGTTGTGTGGTTTGAGGACCTTGCTGTAATTTTATTTACTTCTACAGTGCTCTGTACTACTTTGAAATTTtccgcaaaaaaagaaaaaaagaaaaagagagagagagagagagagagtgaagaAGTATAGATCTACAGCAAGGACCAACGTCATACAAACCGAAAACCTTTCATACAGGGAAATTAAGCTTGCGCGGGAGAAAGAACAGTAGAGCAATTCCTCCACCATCACGAATGCTCCACACCGCCACGGAGTTCAGAACTACGAGCCACCTGTAGAATCTTCTCTGCCTTCACGACCATCTCCTCTCTACCCTTCTCTGGGACAACACCTTGTCTGTATTTAGCTTGCTAGCTAGCGAGCCAGTTGATGAAAGTGGAAGCTATTTAATTCTTCCTTTAGCAAGTTGATACTCCTCCTTAATTGTTTACGGAGGGAGTTGATTTTTTTTGGAACATAGACGCTAGCAGCGTCCGACTTTAACTTAATAAAGCCACCAGGCAGAATCCACACATAGAGTATTACAAGCCAAATAAAGTCAGTCAAGCGAGCCCATGGCTCAAGATAAAGCTAATAAGATCACAGCCACATGTTCAGGAACACAAAAGCGGAGCATCAAGGCCAAAGCTAGCAAAACGAGTAGGATCAAGGAGCAGCCATCGTCCCGTGCCGCGCCTTCACCATGGTTGTCTTGATCAGCTCCATAGTCTCTTTCATGCGCTCGATGTCACGCTTCTTCCCCAGTGGAGCCCAAAcctgaaggaaaatatggcatTTGAAGATAATATTAGCGGGGTGGGACGGGAACTTGTGTTCAATCGTAATTTTGTTACGAATCGTCCAGAGGGACCAAAGAAGCGCCCCAACGCATCTCCAAACTATCCGAGCATTGGCCCCTCTTTGCGCCGTTAGGATAGACAGCATGTCGTGGCTAGAATAAGGGTTCCAATTTTGATTGAATGCGTCTCTCACCGCACTCCACGCAAATCTAGCAAGCACACAACCAAAGAAAACATGGTTCGCGTTTTCCCCTAAACCGCAAGTGGTGCACGTGCCGTCCGCCGGCCCATTTCGTTTGGCAACGTTGTCCGACGTAGGTAAGCGGTTGCGAAACATTTGCCATAAGAAGATCTTGATTTTGAGAGGAATGGCAGCCTTCCATAGCCCCCTAGCTATATCTAATGTAGTTACCGCAGATAGCTTGTCATATAGGGACTTGACCGAAAAGCTCTTAGAAGCGGTCAACTTCCACGAGATCGTGTCCGCCCCAATACCACGGGACAGACCACCCAAGTCGTCCGACAAAGCGCCCCAGCTTGCAGCCTCCCTGGGCGCTAGATTCCTAATGAACGAGATGGCTGGAGGTTGGACGCGTAAAGCATCGGCCACGAAAATGTTAGTGTCCGTTGCCAATTGGTACAATTCCGGATGAGATTGCCATAACGGCTCCTGACCCCACCAATGGTCGAGCCAGAACCGTGTGGACTTGCCGTTGTTTACCCGGAACTGCGCACCTACTGAAAACGCCGGTTGAACCGCTTGGATCCCGTTCCAAAAGGCCGAGCCGTTTATTTTAGCCTTGAACAAATTTCCCTCCGGGAAATATTTAGCTCGGAGGATGTCTGCCCAGAGCCCCGACTCGTTTTGGGCAAGACGCCACCACCACTTAGTTAGCAAGGCCACGTTCATGAGTTTAGAATTCGTAATACCTAGGCCGCCAAATTTTTTTTGGCCTACACGCAGCTGCCCATTTCACTAAGTGATACTTGCGCTTGGTCCCGGCTCCTTCCCAAAAGAACCGGGAGCGAGGAGTATCGAGTCTAGTGTGAACCCCATCCGCTAGAAGGAACATCCCCATAGTGAATATAGGGAGGGAAGATAAGCTCGAGTTGGTTAGGATTAGCCTCGCCGCCGAGGACATAAACCTACCCCTCCAAGGGCTCACTCTGTTAGCGACCTTCCCGTAAAGCGGTTCCCATTCCGCTATGGTAAGTTTCTTGGTCGATATCGGGAGGCCCAAGTATTTAATTGGAAAGCTCTCTAGCTTGCAATTAAGGAGATTCACAACCCGCGAGCTAGCTAGATCATCCATCCCAATGGTGATCACTTCGCTTTTCAGGAAGTTGATCTTAAGCCCTGATAAGATCTCGAACGCAAGCAGAAGTAGCTTGGTGGTAGCTAAGCTGTGGTCGTCGGGTTCGAATAAGAGCATCGTGTCGTCTGCGTATTGCAAATGCGTGACCCCACCCGGAATCAGATGCGCTACGAGCCCTTTAATGTGTCCCGCTGCCCTCGCTTTATTAATCATGGCCGCCAGTGCATCCGCAACAAAGTTAAAGATGAGCGGGGAGCTTGGGTCTCCCTGACGGAGACCGCGCTTGTTACGGAAGAACTTGCCCATTGTGCCGTTGATATTGACCGCCGTGTGCCCACTACACACGAGGTGCATGATGCGGTGAACGAATCCTGCCTCAAAACCCTTTTTGAGGAGGACTTCTCGCACGAACTCCCAGTTGACGCGATCGTACGCTTTCTCAAAATCTAATTTGAGAAGCACTCCCTGTGCCTTGGCCCTTTTCAACTCATGAACGATCTCTTGTAACGCAATTGGTCCCTCGAGGATGTTGTGATGTTTGAGAAAACCCGTTTGACTAGAGCTAATCACTCGTTGAGCGACCGGAGCCAAGCGCGATGCATACGCTTTCGCACAAATTTTGAAAGGGACGTTGATCAAGGTAATGGGTCTAAAAAGCTTAATGTTATCCGCCCCTTTGACCTTAGGAATAAGGCAAATGGCTCCGTAGTTCAGCCGGGAGAGGTCCACCCTGCCTAGAGCGAAGCCATTGACAATATCGTAAAACAAGTGCTTAAGGCAGGGCCAAAATTTCTTAAAGAACTCCACCGGCCAACCGTCCGGCCCAGGCGCCGTGCTCGTTTTCATGCCGTGTAATGCCTGGTCTATTTCCTCAGGAAGGAATGCAAGGGCTAACCTATCGTTCTCTTCCTGCGAGACACGCTCCGCGGTATCCCACAAATCACCACGAAGGCGTAAAGGTTTTTCAACGGCCGTCCCCAGAAGGCCTATGAAAAACTCGTAGATATGGGCCACGATTTGGTCCTGTGCCAGCAGAACACCCTGGTCTGTTTGGAGGCGCAGAATGGTGCATTTCCTTTTCCGCCCGTTCGCGTAGGCATGGAAATATCCAGTGTTTGCGTCTCCTTTCGTGACCCATTTGACTCCGCCCCTGCGTCGCCAATATTCCTCTTCCGCGCGCAAAATCGCTGTAACTTGATCTTCCAATGCGTACCTATGCG
The Aegilops tauschii subsp. strangulata cultivar AL8/78 chromosome 3, Aet v6.0, whole genome shotgun sequence genome window above contains:
- the LOC109786827 gene encoding transcription repressor MYB4, with amino-acid sequence MREPRRSPSRQPTTARSRRRPKLVTERLTTTISDARSLQPAMATGGLLAGTTTNFSEDEEDLLIKLHALLGNRWSIIAGRLPGRTGEEVEAHWGSPAMRRRTGGADPDSHRVLLQALLASSHDQHGEHLPRVIPNEVRREHRGRPSFSNDGLDDWALSDADSRCLAQVNLELSLSMPCSTST